In Quercus robur chromosome 10, dhQueRobu3.1, whole genome shotgun sequence, a genomic segment contains:
- the LOC126701546 gene encoding polyphenol oxidase, chloroplastic-like, whose protein sequence is MASLSQPSLTITTKTHIPPSSLSPFFPKKTHLSKLPKRIHHLAPSIVSCKVQNDDQNGQQQQSPLEMFDRRDVLIGLGGLYGATNLYNDDTFAMAAPVSAPDLTKCSKADLPAGAKPVNCCPPSATKIIDFKLPPQNSPLRVRPAVHLADKEYIAKYSQAIKLMKALPADDPRNFTQQANVHCAYCDGAYDQVAFPDLEVQVHNSWLFYPFHRYYLYFYEKILGKLIDDPTFALPFWNWDSPSGMKMPAMLADPKSPLYDTYRNAKHQPPTLLDLDYSGTDESTRSQDQLSSNLTVMYRQMVSNGKNPKLFFGNAYRAGNDPDPGAGSIENIPHGPVHLWCGDTTQPNLEDMGNFYSAGRDPIFFSHHSNVDRMWTIWKTLGGKKRSDPKDKDWLNTTFLFYDENAQPVRVKVKDCLESTNLNYVYQDVEIPWLKSKPTPRKSKIKKVAKLFQLGGGVGVAQAAETSSSSVKFPVVLDKVISTVVSRPKKKRSKDEKEDEEEVLVVEGIQFERDSAVKFDVYVNDEDDSPSRPDKTEFAGSFVNVPHRHNHTKKMNTSLNLGITELLEDLDAEDDDSVVVTLVPRFGKGLATIGGIKIEFVS, encoded by the exons atggcTTCTCTCTCACAACCATCCCTTACTATCACCACCAAGACCCACATTCCCCCCTCCTCTCTGTCTCCATTCTTTCCCAAAAAAACCCATCTTTCTAAACTTCCAAAACGCATCCATCACCTTGCTCCTAGCATAGTCTCATGCAAAGTCCAAAACGATGATCAAAAtggacaacaacaacaatctcCTCTAGAAATGTTTGATAGGAGAGATGTGCTCATTGGCTTAGGAGGCCTCTATGGTGCTACAAATCTTTACAATGATGACACTTTTGCCATGGCAGCTCCTGTGTCTGCCCCAGATCTAACAAAGTGTAGCAAAGCTGATTTACCAGCTGGAGCAAAACCAGTCAATTGTTGCCCACCATCAGCCACAAAAATCATTGATTTTAAGCTACCTCCACAAAACTCACCCTTGCGTGTTAGACCCGCAGTTCATTTAGCTGACAAGGAATACATAGCCAAATACTCCCAAGCCATTAAGCTCATGAAAGCTTTACCAGCTGATGACCCAAGAAATTTCACACAACAAGCTAATGTTCATTGTGCTTATTGTGATGGTGCATATGACCAAGTTGCTTTCCCTGACCTTGAAGTCCAAGTTCACAACTCTTGGCTCTTCTATCCCTTCCATCGTTACTACTTATACTTCTATGAAAAAATCTTGGGAAAGTTGATTGATGACCCAACTTTTGCTTTGCCATTTTGGAACTGGgattcaccttctggcatgaaAATGCCAGCCATGTTAGCTGACCCCAAATCACCACTATATGATACTTACCGCAATGCAAAGCATCAGCCACCGACCTTGCTTGACCTTGATTATAGTGGCACTGATGAATCAACAAGAAGTCAAGACCAATTGTCTAGCAACCTCACCGTCATGTATCGCCAAATGGTGTCAAATGGTAAGAATCCTAAGCTATTCTTTGGCAATGCTTACCGTGCTGGAAATGATCCTGACCCGGGTGCTGGATCGATTGAGAACATTCCACATGGCCCTGTACACTTATGGTGCGGTGACACTACTCAGCCTAATCTTGAAGACATGGGCAACTTCTACTCAGCAG GTAGAGATCCAATATTTTTCTCTCACCACTCCAATGTGGATAGAATGTGGACTATATGGAAAACATTAGGAGGGAAGAAACGATCTGATCCAAAGGACAAAGATTGGTTAAATACTACCTTTTTGTTCTACGATGAAAATGCACAGCCAGTTCGTGTTAAGGTTAAGGACTGCCTTGAGTCTACAAACCTGAACTATGTTTATCAAGATGTGGAAATTCCTTGGCTAAAGTCTAAACCAACACCACGTaaatcaaaaatcaagaaagtAGCCAAGCTGTTTCAACTAGGAGGAGGTGTAGGTGTAGCACAAGCTGCTGAAACATCATCCTCAAGTGTTAAGTTCCCAGTTGTTTTGGACAAGGTGATAAGCACTGTGGTGTCTAGGCctaagaaaaagagaagcaagGATGAGAAGGAAGACGAGGAGGAAGTGTTAGTGGTTGAAGGGATTCAGTTTGAGAGAGATTCGGCAGTGAAGTTTGATGTGTATGTTAATGACGAGGATGACTCGCCTAGCAGACCAGACAAGACCGAGTTTGCTGGGAGCTTTGTGAATGTGCCTCATAGGCATAACCATACGAAGAAAATGAACACTAGCTTGAATCTTGGGATCACTGAGTTGTTGGAGGATTTGGACGCTGAAGATGATGATAGTGTGGTGGTGACCTTGGTGCCAAGGTTTGGCAAAGGGCTAGCCACAATTGGTGGAATCAAGATTGAGTTTGTttcttga